The DNA sequence ATTTTCTGAATTTTTGACCATCcgtgttaaaagttaaaactccTAGTTCATTTCAATTTCTAATGTGAGTAATACATTCTAATATCTAATTCCAAAAATAAAGAGGGTAACAAGGTCTAATTAAAAAAGAAGTAAGATACACGAATTCTaacccaaataaaaaaataaatttaattttgatgtactaatAATATAAAGTAGTTTTAGTGTTTTACCATGTATTCAATTAAGTAAtatcacatcaataaaaataactacgTTTCACATTAATTGCGCGAATGGTCATTCAACATAacgaatataaaatattttacatgcatcaaaattaaactcataaaaaaTAGGATGAGTTTTATAATTTGAGAATTCtatcataattaaaaatattaaaatcttaatttgtaaaaaaaagagaaataaaattattttgtaatatattaaattaaaggaaaatgCTAATACTTTCTATAGAAAGTAAGAAGTGCACTAagctttgaattttaaaatttaaattatgaattctaaattttaaattttaaattataaatttttaaattctaaatactaAAACTTACTTTAAATTTAAACCAttgatttaaaatataataaataaaaaactaaaatttatttaagtGACAAGTAGAGTGATACTCTTTAGTCCTTACTTAATAAGAAACGTTTAAGAATAAACGAATTAAAAGTGATATTAAGTTAAACATACATCAAAACAATCAACCTAAACCAAGATTATATTTGATTGGATGACAAATGAATATGTTCTGTAACAAGGTTGTGATTGTTGAAGTTTTGTTATGTGCAATGTATCACAAGGCATCTAACCAGAAAAGAATCTCTTCCATGACTGCCAAGGAAGAAATCCACCTACATTAGACAGAATATGAAGTTTCTTAGTTAGATATAGAATCCCTCTTTAGTGGCAATGTAAATTAGCAAGTTTTAAAATTGAAGTATGAAATTTTGACATACCACATTCAGGGCAACGAAAATACTTCTTGTCCCTGAAAACAATCCCTGATCCTCCACATTCCTCACATTTCCTCTGTGCTATCTGCAATAAAAATCCAAAACTCATGAATCAagaattttttctaaaaacaaGAGAGGTGAAAACTCGCATGCAACTGTTTTCATGTGAAATTAATGATTGAGAATCATTAGATAGTTTAATATGtttaactaaattatcatctaatagtTCTTAACTATCAATATTACGTGAAGACAAATGAATCAAAATCAAAAGGTTCCCTTACAATCCTTTTGCTGAACTCTATCCCTGCCACCACAAAAGGTGTAATCCCAGCTGCAAAAATATAATCAACACatagaaaatagtaaattttgGAAAATAACTTTTTTCTAAAAGCCTTATAGCTTTCTATTATTGAATAGAATAATATACCTATAGTTCCAACTATGATTTGCCATGTGATTTCAACTGGAGCAGGGTCAAGAACAGTGGTTACATCATTGATAGCCGAGACCCTTGTTGATGTTCTTCTTGTTTCTGCAATCTTAGCTGAAAAAGTGGAGCTTCTTCTGACACAAAGAGGAACTGTTGCATGTCTTGGCGGAGAACAAGAAATGGGTGTGAGTCTGGTCGGAGTTGCTAAGGAAAGCAGAGAAGAAGCAAGTGCAGATTCCATGGTTGGCAACGGGCCAGCCCGGTCCGGTTCACAGATCTACGGCTAAGccgttaatataataataatattgaaaaTGAAGAAGGCTACGTGGGCTTTCTCTGATCCATTGGCTGCTTCTGTGATTCACGTTCTCGATAAGGTTCTACTAATAAATTTAccactcaaaaaaaaaattaccactTAATAACCAACTTAGGTCAGGCAATTAGCTCAAATAACTAACTATTTGTTCATTCAGtcacttaaataaatattaaaagtttaaaatttaaacaaataataCTTAATTAAGTAAATAAGTGAGTAAATTATTTGATAGTCTAAATTAGTTATTAAGAATTTCAGATTGCACTTTGTAGCAACTTTGACGATGATTTATTAATAGAATAAGTTGTAGACTTGTAGTAAAAAGTATTAATTTAAATAGCATGACAAAATACTATTGCaaataatttttagatttaattattctgttggtttctataattttataaaatttttaattaggtctctatattttttttatttaattagatttttgtattatttttttttcaattaggtctcttttGATAGTAATTAGCTTAATTGTATAAGAACCTAactaaaaaaattggtgcagagattcagataaaagaaaaaaaataactaaaaaaaattggtgccgcgacccaattaaaaaaaatatagaaatttaattaaaaattttgtaaaactataaggaccaacaaagtaattaaaccaaatttttattcataaaaatatttggataagttgactaagttaaataaaaaaattattcacattaatcattaaattaaattTGCTCTATTggtgaaagaagaaggagaagaagaaatggatAAACCTCTGAAGTTTCAACTGAAACATCGTTAAGAGATTCTACCCTCAGTAGGGTTTTGGAGAATATTCTCTCTCTACAAATGGTTTCCATATTCTCTCTCTATCCCTGCAATCCCCtcctctattcttcttcttcttcctttcggaACTTTGTTGAATGGCATTTCAATCCGAGTTCGAGTTCGAATTCGAATTCTGCGTCTTCATCCATTGACGGAAGAGGAGGTGGTGGCGGTGGCAGCAAGGTGCTGCTTGTGATTGCTGCGGCGCATTCCAATCCAAACATTCTCAAGACCAACCGCAAGTCTAAGTACGGTTACCCTCTCTCTACCTACGATTCCGACGACGACGACGAGGACGACGACGACGAGGACGGTGATTGGCTCTCTGATGTGAGTTTCATTTGTTCCTCCTTAGCTCAATTTCATGTTCATATTTATTTGTTTCGGTTTTAATTTTCAGAaagaaaacaaattttgaaatttttattgttCATTGTTTAAGGTGTTAATGTGTTGTTATGAGTAAACTTTGTTGGCAATTAATCCAATTTTTCATTGGCGAGGGACGATGAAGCTCTCATTTCCGGTATTCATAACATTTCGATTTGGAAAATTTGGTTTTGCGCAACTGGAAAATGACGTCGGTGTTCTTCTAATCTTGTTGATGCTTTTGGGGATTTGTTTTTGTAATCTTATTCTTGTTTGTGCAATGCGTTCTTAGGAAGAATTTGCTGAGCCTGCTCGCTTGGACACTAATGGCAAGAGATCTAAGTTGCATGCAAGTAAAGGTATGCTTGAAAGAGTTTTGCTGACTAGTTTTAAGAGGAAAGTTGAATGTTGTATAatcttgtttgtttgtgcaggaaAAGAAAGACAAAATGAAAAGGAATGGGGTGTAAGAGATTTTGATAATGAACCAAGCACTAGAATTCGCGGAAGCGAGGGAGTGGCATCTTTACGGCGAAACTACAATGGAAAGGTACCAAATGGTGTTACAGTAAGCTGTTCAGTTTTAAAAGGTTTAACTTGCATTTTGATTGCAGCTTGATAAGAACTTAAAGGAGAAGAAATATCCACGGCTGTCGGAAGAGATTATCTTGGATTCGAAATGGTTACCGCTTCTTGATTACTTAAGCACCTTTGGAATCAAGGAGTCACACTTCGTCCAGATGTATCAGAGGCACATGCCGTCACTTCAAATCAATGTATGCTCTGCACAGGAGAGGTTAGATTACTTAATGAGTGTCGGTGTCAAACATAGAGATGTTAGAAGAATCCTTGTGAGGCAGCCTCAGATTCTGGGGTATACGGTGGAGAACAATTTGAAGTCTCATGTTGCTTTCTTGGCAGGCTTGGGAATACCAAGTTCCAGGATAGGGCAAATCATTGCCGTCGCTCCATCGCTTTTTTCTTATAGTGTTGAAAATTCATTAAAACCGACAGTAAGATATTTAGTTGAGGAAGTTGGAATCAAGGAAAGAGACTTGGGTAAGGTCATTCAGCTAAGCCCACAAATTCTTGTCCAGCGCATTGACGTTTCATGGAATACTCGATACATGTTTCTAACCAAAGAGTTGGGAGCACCCAAAGATAGCATAGTGAAGATGGTGACGAAACATCCTCAGCTTCTCCACTACAGCATAGATGATGGATTACTTCCAAGGATAAACTTCCTAAGAAGCATAGGAATGAAAAATTCAGACATCTTGAAAGTATTGACTAGTCTTACACAGgtaatttttcatttcttttgtactttcattattgataaatgaaaaatattctgTTTTATTGTTCCAAATTTCCTTTCTCCCGCTCCATTGTATTATATTCTGTCCTATGTAATTTTTTACTTAACTATTGAATTGATCCTTAAGAATCGTCTTTATCGTTAGTTACTACTGAACCTGCAGGTGCTATCTCTGTCCCTAGAGGACAATCTGAAGCCCAAGTATTTGTACTTGGTAAATGAACTCAACAATGAGGTGCAATCCTTGACCAAATACCCAATGTACCTTAGCTTGTCTTTGGACCAAAGAATCCGTCCTCGTCATAGGTTCTTGGTTTCCTTGAAGAAAGCTCCGAAAGGACCCTTTCCACTTGGATCTCTTGTTCCAACTGATGAATGCTTTTGTCAACAGTGGGCTGGAACTAGTTTGGATAAATATTTGGCATTTCGTCAAAGATTATTAGTCAGAAGGTTTGCCGAGAAATTCGAAAGAAAAATGTGATATACCAGGATCAATTTTGTGTTAATATACTTGCAATCAGTACTGAAGGAAGAACAATCTCTAGAAATCTAACATCGAGTAACATGTTGCTATATTTTTTTTCGGCATTATGGCTGAAGCATGATCCTTTGAGTTCCTTCATTATTCTCGGGTTGTTTATGAAGCATTTTGATATGAAAAGACAGAACACATCATAGTGCAGTCTGCACCGTAAGGTGAGCTTCTTTAGCATTTTGATGATTAACACATTCAATATGCTGTTAGCTTCTTTAGTGGTTTGATTTTCATGATTAGGAATATACATTCAATATGCTGTTAGTAACCCCTAATTTGTTGCAGGTTGTGGACAATATTGCAAACTTACACTGGTATAAATTATAGAAGGAGGCGGCATCAAGTTAAATTTACAGCTTACATATTCTGTCATAAGGATTTATTTCTGCTTTGGTGTTTTTgctgctttatttatttatttagtttttcttcAAATCAATATTACTTTATTTGTTACACGTTTCACCATCACCATTCGGTTACAAACTTGAAAATAACATGTTACTATGAAGGCAATCTCATCATGGATACATGCTAAAATATCATGTTCAATCTCTTCTGAGATACTTGTATTACAGCAATCCTacaccttttttttatttctcttttttcttttgatcAAAATCCACAAGTCTTCGTCTGGTGTAGACAGTAATAAGAATTCGAAAAtcgaaattttatattaaattacatAAGACACTAATTTGAAAATTCATTGGTTCTATGATAATAAATTGTTAAAAGGATTATTTAAATTCCTGAGTTTCACTAAAATAACCAGATTGATGTTTACCAAACAATGCTGTTAATTCAATCTTTACAAAAAATTCTTTGCAAAAGTTTCTTCCTTGCTCGTGCAGAAGCAGAATGCACTAATCATTTCCTCGAATATAAAACCAACATGAATTTGGTGAAACGGcactaaagaataaaaaaaagattaaaatgtaAAATACTGGTATTGAAATTACCACAAACTGTTATTTAAATTGTTTATGCTTAAAAAAGCTATAGTCTAGTTGGCCAGAGCTTAGACAAGGATACAATATGGATGAAAGCTATgcataatataatatatagtcCTACTAATAACTTATAATCCTCCTGCTGCTACCTTCATCTTAAAACATACCTTTTATCATTTTGTATGATATATTAAACTATAAATCTCGCTACAAGTATCATTAAAATTATGTTAATTCCACCTGTTCAAGTTGTGTCTTCAAACTCTCCTTCTTCAGCTTTTTATGTACTAGCCAGAGATTTTGACTAAACTTCAAAGCTACTTGGTACTGTATAGTATATCAAAAGAAAGTTGATGCCTTTGGCCTTGGGCTATTTAAACTCTATATTTCTTCTGTGTGTGTTTCTGAAACTATAAGACTTATTGATTCTCATTCTCCACCGGAAATGCGAATGGACTGTCCGGAAGGTCAAGTCCTTGGCTGCTGCTGCGTGcacaaaccaaaaatattgttttatGGATGGTACAAATAGATTTTCCAAGACAACATACAAAGAAATTGTGATAGGTACATTTCCCTGTTTTCGTCAGAGAAATTGGTGTCTATATTACTTGGTTTCTCATTATCATTGAAAGATTCTTGAGGATGAAAGTTGAAATTGAAATTATCTGAAAAATGTAAAGTAGCGTTATAAAGAATGATACAAAGAATGTACTCATAATAAATAAATGCAATTCATATTACTACTACATACCTTCTGAAGCTCTCATTCCATTCGTGGAGAAGCGAAAATGGGGTGAAGTAGACAGAGAATTTTGGGCGAACTGCAACGCTGCCAAACGTCTCCTTTGCATTTCTACTAGTTCTAGAGCCTGCTCCTGCTCTTCCATCAGTTGTCTCCTAAGAGATCTAGCATTCCCACAACTTCTTgaaactacaaaaaaaaattgaaaatggttATATTAATGACTAATGAGAGAAAGAAATCCGATCACAGAACAAGTCATATGATACTCACTTGAATTCATTTCAGAATCCATGTCTATGTGGTGAGGTGAGTAACA is a window from the Arachis hypogaea cultivar Tifrunner chromosome 17, arahy.Tifrunner.gnm2.J5K5, whole genome shotgun sequence genome containing:
- the LOC112765258 gene encoding uncharacterized protein — translated: MESALASSLLSLATPTRLTPISCSPPRHATVPLCVRRSSTFSAKIAETRRTSTRVSAINDVTTVLDPAPVEITWQIIVGTIAGITPFVVAGIEFSKRIIAQRKCEECGGSGIVFRDKKYFRCPECGGFLPWQSWKRFFSG
- the LOC112764788 gene encoding transcription termination factor MTERF9, chloroplastic; the protein is MVSIFSLYPCNPLLYSSSSSFRNFVEWHFNPSSSSNSNSASSSIDGRGGGGGGSKVLLVIAAAHSNPNILKTNRKSKYGYPLSTYDSDDDDEDDDDEDGDWLSDEEFAEPARLDTNGKRSKLHASKGKERQNEKEWGVRDFDNEPSTRIRGSEGVASLRRNYNGKLDKNLKEKKYPRLSEEIILDSKWLPLLDYLSTFGIKESHFVQMYQRHMPSLQINVCSAQERLDYLMSVGVKHRDVRRILVRQPQILGYTVENNLKSHVAFLAGLGIPSSRIGQIIAVAPSLFSYSVENSLKPTVRYLVEEVGIKERDLGKVIQLSPQILVQRIDVSWNTRYMFLTKELGAPKDSIVKMVTKHPQLLHYSIDDGLLPRINFLRSIGMKNSDILKVLTSLTQVLSLSLEDNLKPKYLYLVNELNNEVQSLTKYPMYLSLSLDQRIRPRHRFLVSLKKAPKGPFPLGSLVPTDECFCQQWAGTSLDKYLAFRQRLLVRRFAEKFERKM